A region of Bacillus cabrialesii DNA encodes the following proteins:
- the glpP gene encoding glycerol uptake operon antiterminator GlpP gives MSFHNQPILPAIRNMKQFDEFLNSSFSYGVILDIHLGQLKGVIREAQKHGKNMMVHVDLIQGIKHDEYGAEFICQDIKPAGIISTRSNVIAKAKQKKIYAIQRLFLLDTSAMEKSMEFVGKHKPDFIEVLPGIVPSLIQEIKEKTGIPIFAGGFIRTEEDVEQALKAGAVAVTTSNTKLWKKYENFLTGND, from the coding sequence ATGAGTTTTCACAATCAGCCCATTCTACCGGCTATTCGAAATATGAAGCAATTTGATGAGTTTTTAAACAGTTCATTTTCCTACGGCGTTATTCTTGATATTCATCTCGGCCAGCTGAAAGGCGTGATCAGAGAGGCGCAAAAGCATGGAAAGAACATGATGGTGCACGTTGATCTTATCCAAGGGATCAAGCATGATGAATACGGAGCAGAGTTTATTTGCCAGGACATCAAGCCCGCCGGGATTATTTCAACAAGATCGAACGTGATTGCCAAAGCGAAGCAGAAGAAAATTTATGCGATTCAGCGCCTGTTTCTGCTTGATACCAGCGCGATGGAGAAAAGCATGGAGTTTGTCGGCAAGCATAAGCCTGACTTCATTGAAGTGCTGCCCGGCATCGTTCCGTCACTTATTCAAGAAATAAAAGAGAAAACGGGGATTCCCATCTTTGCCGGCGGTTTCATCCGTACGGAAGAGGATGTAGAACAGGCCTTGAAAGCGGGGGCTGTTGCTGTCACAACATCTAATACCAAATTATGGAAAAAATATGAAAACTTTTTGACGGGAAATGATTGA
- a CDS encoding bifunctional GNAT family N-acetyltransferase/carbon-nitrogen hydrolase family protein, producing MSEKLDLTRFEKKMVIRNIEEKDIDKIIDLQKDCFPGMEPWKREHLISHLEHFPEGQFCAEFEGEIIGSCSSLLINFDEYDDRHTWQDITDDGYITNHNPDGLNMYGIEVMVHPKYRRMKIGHRLYEARKDLARRLNLKSIIIGGRIPNYHKYAEEMTARAYVEQVTRHQIYDPVLSFQLMNGFTLMRINPNYLPDDTASIKYATLMEWNNVDYLPQQTKRYYKSAFPVRICVIQYEMKKIYSFEEFANQVEYYVDVASDARSDFAVFPEIFTTQLMSFLEERSPSLAVQRITEYTEDYISLFTDLAVKYNVNIIGGSHFVEEEGKIYNIAYLFRRDGTIEKQYKLHITPNERKWWGISAGDQVRVFDTDCGKIAIQICYDIEFPELARIAADKGAKIIFTPFCTEDRQGYLRVRYCSQARAVENQIYTVISGTVGNLPQTENMDIQYAQSGIFAPSDFEFARDGIVGETNPNIEMVVIGDVDLEILRRQRQNGTVRQLKDRRRDIYHIQYKK from the coding sequence TTGTCTGAGAAATTAGATTTGACCCGTTTTGAAAAGAAAATGGTCATCCGCAATATCGAAGAAAAAGATATCGACAAGATTATCGATCTTCAAAAGGACTGCTTTCCGGGAATGGAGCCTTGGAAGCGGGAGCATTTAATCAGCCATTTGGAGCACTTTCCCGAAGGGCAGTTTTGTGCAGAATTCGAAGGTGAAATTATCGGTTCGTGCTCAAGTCTCCTGATTAATTTTGATGAATATGATGACCGCCACACGTGGCAGGACATTACAGATGACGGTTATATCACCAACCATAATCCGGATGGCTTGAATATGTACGGAATAGAGGTCATGGTGCATCCGAAATACAGACGAATGAAAATCGGTCACCGTTTGTACGAAGCGAGGAAGGACTTGGCCAGACGCTTAAACCTGAAAAGCATCATCATAGGCGGACGAATTCCGAACTATCACAAATATGCAGAAGAAATGACGGCGAGAGCGTATGTTGAACAGGTGACACGCCACCAAATTTACGATCCGGTCCTTTCTTTTCAGCTGATGAACGGCTTTACCCTTATGCGGATCAACCCGAATTATCTCCCGGATGATACAGCTTCCATCAAGTATGCGACGCTGATGGAATGGAATAATGTCGATTATCTTCCGCAGCAGACAAAACGCTATTATAAATCGGCGTTTCCTGTGAGAATTTGTGTAATTCAATACGAAATGAAGAAAATTTATTCCTTTGAGGAATTTGCCAATCAAGTAGAATACTATGTCGATGTCGCTTCTGACGCGAGATCTGATTTTGCGGTGTTCCCGGAAATTTTCACAACCCAGCTCATGTCTTTCCTTGAGGAAAGGTCGCCGAGCTTGGCGGTACAGAGAATTACCGAGTATACAGAAGACTACATCAGCCTGTTTACTGATTTGGCCGTGAAGTACAACGTCAACATTATCGGCGGATCTCATTTTGTCGAAGAGGAAGGCAAGATCTATAATATCGCTTACCTGTTCAGACGGGACGGAACGATTGAAAAGCAATATAAACTCCATATTACACCGAATGAACGCAAATGGTGGGGAATCAGCGCCGGAGACCAGGTTCGCGTGTTTGATACGGACTGCGGAAAAATCGCGATTCAAATCTGTTATGACATTGAATTTCCTGAGCTTGCCCGAATTGCCGCGGATAAAGGCGCAAAAATCATTTTTACGCCGTTTTGTACAGAAGACCGCCAAGGCTATTTGCGTGTCAGATACTGTTCGCAGGCAAGAGCGGTTGAAAATCAGATTTATACGGTCATCTCGGGGACGGTTGGAAACCTTCCGCAAACGGAAAATATGGATATCCAATACGCACAGTCAGGCATTTTTGCACCATCTGATTTTGAATTCGCCAGAGACGGCATTGTCGGCGAAACAAACCCGAATATCGAAATGGTCGTCATCGGCGATGTTGACTTGGAAATTCTCAGAAGACAGCGCCAAAACGGTACAGTGCGCCAGCTAAAAGACAGACGGCGTGATATTTATCATATTCAATATAAAAAATAA
- a CDS encoding RluA family pseudouridine synthase, with amino-acid sequence MKQKGRGLELLINDKQVGQWLFAVLKTALKASKPVIQDWMSHHQIKVNHEAVINNVIVQKGDRVFIDLQESEESSLIPEYGELDILFEDNHMLIVNKPAGIATHPNEEGQTGTLANLIAYHYQVNGETCKVRHVHRLDQDTSGAIVFAKHRLAHAILDQQLEKKTLKRTYTAIAEGKLKTKKGTIDSPIGRDRSHPTRRRVSPGGQAAVTHFKVIASNAKERLSLVELELETGRTHQIRVHMASIGHPLTGDSLYGGGNKLINRQALHAKKVQAVHPITGELIVAEAPFPVDIESLCRTYFS; translated from the coding sequence ATGAAACAAAAAGGCAGAGGACTTGAGCTCCTCATCAATGACAAACAGGTTGGCCAATGGCTGTTTGCTGTACTGAAAACAGCGCTCAAAGCCTCTAAACCCGTTATTCAAGACTGGATGTCCCATCATCAGATAAAGGTTAATCACGAAGCCGTTATCAATAATGTGATCGTACAAAAGGGAGACCGCGTGTTCATTGATCTTCAGGAAAGTGAAGAATCCTCCCTCATACCTGAGTATGGAGAGCTTGATATTTTATTTGAAGACAATCACATGCTCATCGTCAACAAACCTGCGGGTATAGCCACACACCCGAATGAAGAAGGCCAAACCGGCACACTGGCTAATTTGATCGCATACCATTATCAGGTGAATGGTGAAACATGCAAGGTGCGCCACGTCCATCGTCTTGATCAGGATACATCTGGCGCAATCGTTTTTGCCAAGCATCGTTTGGCACACGCCATCCTGGATCAGCAGTTAGAGAAAAAGACGCTGAAGCGTACGTATACCGCCATCGCTGAAGGAAAGCTAAAGACAAAAAAAGGGACAATTGATTCACCGATCGGCAGAGACAGATCACACCCGACTAGACGCCGGGTTTCACCCGGCGGACAAGCAGCCGTCACTCATTTCAAGGTGATTGCCAGCAATGCGAAAGAGCGGCTGTCACTCGTTGAATTAGAGCTGGAAACAGGCAGAACACATCAAATCCGTGTTCATATGGCGAGCATCGGCCATCCGCTGACAGGAGACTCGCTTTACGGAGGCGGGAACAAGCTGATAAACAGGCAGGCGCTCCACGCCAAAAAGGTTCAAGCGGTTCATCCTATAACAGGCGAGCTGATTGTTGCAGAAGCGCCTTTCCCAGTTGATATTGAAAGCCTTTGCCGCACATATTTTTCATGA
- a CDS encoding CBS domain-containing protein has product MGSVKNTMTTQVATVSPNQTIQEAASLMKQHNVGAIPVVEQGVLKGMLTDRDIALRTTAQGRDGQTPVSEVMSTDLVSGNPNMSLEDASQLMAQHQIRRLPIVDQNNLVGIVALGDLAVNQMSNESAGEALTNISHQNIH; this is encoded by the coding sequence ATGGGTTCAGTAAAAAATACAATGACAACGCAGGTGGCAACCGTTTCTCCGAATCAAACGATTCAGGAAGCGGCTTCTCTCATGAAACAGCATAACGTCGGGGCAATCCCCGTGGTAGAGCAAGGTGTTTTAAAAGGAATGCTGACTGACCGTGACATTGCATTAAGAACTACAGCTCAGGGCCGAGATGGCCAGACACCCGTTTCAGAAGTGATGTCAACAGACCTCGTATCGGGAAATCCTAATATGAGCCTGGAAGACGCGTCACAGCTGATGGCCCAGCACCAAATCCGCCGCCTTCCTATTGTAGATCAAAACAATCTAGTCGGGATCGTTGCGCTTGGAGACCTGGCAGTCAATCAGATGTCGAACGAGTCTGCGGGAGAAGCGCTGACAAACATTTCTCATCAAAACATTCATTAA
- a CDS encoding aspartate aminotransferase family protein, which translates to MEMMGMENIQQNQGLKQKDEQFVWHAMKGAHQADSLIAQKAEGAWVTDIDGRRYLDAMSGLWCVNIGYGRKELAEAAYEQLKELPYYPLTQSHVSAIQLAEKLNEWLGGDYVIFFSNSGSEANETAFKIARQYHLQNGDHSRYKFISRYRAYHGNTLGALSATGQAQRKYKYEPLSQGFLHAAPPDVYRNPEDADTLESANEIDRIMTWELSETIAGVIMEPIITGGGILMPPDGYMKKVEDICRRHGALLICDEVICGFGRTGEPFGFMHYGVKPDIITMAKGITSAYLPLSATAVKRDIFEAYQGEAPYDRFRHVNTFGGSPAACALALKNLQIMEDEQLIQRSRDLGAALLGELQALREHAAVGDVRGKGLLIGIELVKDKLTKEPADADKVNQVVAACKEKGLIIGKNGDTVAGYNNVIQLAPPFCLTEEDLSFIVKTVKDSFQMI; encoded by the coding sequence ATGGAGATGATGGGGATGGAAAACATTCAGCAAAATCAGGGATTAAAGCAAAAAGATGAGCAATTTGTGTGGCATGCCATGAAGGGAGCGCATCAAGCGGACAGCCTGATTGCCCAAAAGGCTGAAGGGGCCTGGGTGACCGACATAGACGGACGCCGCTATTTGGATGCGATGTCCGGTTTGTGGTGCGTCAATATTGGTTACGGCAGAAAGGAGCTTGCGGAAGCTGCCTACGAGCAATTAAAGGAGCTGCCTTACTATCCATTAACGCAAAGTCACGTATCGGCGATTCAACTGGCGGAAAAGCTGAATGAATGGCTTGGCGGCGATTATGTGATCTTTTTTTCCAACAGCGGTTCGGAAGCAAACGAAACTGCTTTTAAAATCGCCCGCCAGTACCATCTGCAAAACGGCGACCACAGCCGTTATAAATTCATCTCAAGATACAGGGCATACCACGGCAACACATTGGGAGCGCTCTCAGCAACCGGACAGGCGCAGCGGAAATATAAATACGAGCCTTTAAGCCAGGGGTTCCTGCATGCAGCTCCGCCAGATGTATACCGGAACCCTGAGGATGCCGACACGCTTGAAAGCGCAAATGAAATCGACCGCATCATGACATGGGAATTAAGCGAAACGATTGCCGGAGTCATCATGGAGCCCATCATTACAGGCGGAGGCATCTTAATGCCGCCGGACGGTTATATGAAGAAGGTGGAGGACATTTGCCGGCGCCACGGCGCTCTTTTGATTTGCGATGAAGTCATCTGCGGTTTTGGACGGACAGGCGAGCCGTTCGGATTTATGCATTACGGCGTGAAGCCGGATATCATTACGATGGCAAAGGGAATCACAAGCGCGTATCTGCCGTTGTCAGCGACTGCTGTGAAGCGGGACATTTTCGAAGCGTATCAGGGGGAAGCGCCTTACGACCGCTTCCGCCACGTGAACACATTCGGCGGAAGCCCGGCTGCATGTGCACTGGCGTTGAAAAACCTGCAAATTATGGAGGACGAACAGCTGATTCAGCGATCCCGCGACCTTGGAGCAGCGCTTTTAGGTGAGCTTCAAGCCTTAAGAGAACACGCGGCAGTCGGAGATGTTAGAGGAAAAGGGCTTTTGATCGGAATCGAGCTCGTCAAAGATAAATTGACAAAAGAGCCGGCTGATGCCGACAAAGTAAACCAAGTGGTTGCGGCATGCAAAGAAAAAGGGCTGATCATCGGCAAAAACGGAGATACAGTCGCCGGCTACAACAATGTCATCCAGCTCGCACCGCCATTTTGCCTGACAGAAGAGGACCTTTCCTTTATCGTGAAAACGGTGAAAGATAGCTTTCAGATGATTTAA
- a CDS encoding HAD family hydrolase: MIKALIFDFDGLILDTETHEYEVLQEIFEEHGSVLPLSVWGKVIGTAAGFRPFEYLEEQIGKKLNHEQLTKLRRERFAKRMETEKARPGVEAYLNAAKDLGLKVGLASSSDYKWVSGHLKQIGLFDDFEVIQTADDVEEVKPNPELYLLAAKNLGVSPSECLAFEDSVNGSVAAKRAGMKCVIVPNKVTGTLMFEDFDHRLESMAEMELALLLDHLNSQN; encoded by the coding sequence GTGATTAAAGCGTTAATTTTTGATTTTGACGGACTGATTCTGGATACAGAAACACACGAATATGAAGTCCTTCAGGAAATATTTGAGGAGCACGGCTCTGTCCTGCCGCTGTCTGTTTGGGGAAAGGTTATCGGAACAGCCGCAGGATTTCGGCCTTTTGAATATTTAGAAGAGCAGATCGGTAAAAAGCTAAACCATGAACAGCTGACAAAATTGAGAAGAGAACGGTTTGCGAAACGCATGGAAACCGAAAAAGCGCGGCCGGGTGTTGAAGCGTATTTGAATGCGGCAAAGGATTTAGGCTTAAAAGTAGGCCTCGCCTCCAGCTCTGATTATAAATGGGTGTCAGGCCATTTGAAGCAAATCGGCCTGTTTGATGATTTTGAGGTCATTCAAACCGCGGATGATGTGGAAGAGGTAAAGCCGAATCCTGAACTGTATTTATTGGCGGCAAAGAACCTTGGCGTATCGCCATCGGAATGTCTCGCGTTTGAGGATTCTGTCAATGGATCGGTTGCTGCGAAAAGAGCAGGCATGAAGTGTGTCATTGTCCCGAATAAAGTAACGGGCACCTTGATGTTTGAGGACTTTGATCACAGACTTGAATCAATGGCGGAGATGGAGCTCGCCCTATTGCTTGATCATCTGAACTCACAAAACTAG
- the glpF gene encoding glycerol uptake facilitator protein GlpF, which produces MTAFWGEVIGTMLLIIFGAGVCAGVNLKKSLSFQSGWIVIVFGWGLGVAMAAYAVGGISGAHLNPALTIALAFVGDFPWKEVPVYIAAQMIGAIIGAVIIYLHYLPHWKSTDDPAAKLGVFSTGPSIPHTFGNVLSEVIGTFVLVLGILAIGANQFTEGLNPLIVGFLIVAIGISLGGTTGYAINPARDLGPRIAHAFLPIPGKGSSNWKYAWVPVAGPILGGSFGGVFYNAAFKGQITSSFWIVSVILVVVLLGLYIYTKSHSAKTLSNSKYM; this is translated from the coding sequence ATGACAGCATTTTGGGGAGAAGTCATCGGTACGATGCTGCTCATCATTTTTGGGGCAGGTGTTTGTGCGGGTGTCAATTTAAAGAAATCGCTTTCATTCCAGTCTGGCTGGATTGTTATTGTATTTGGATGGGGATTGGGTGTTGCCATGGCGGCTTATGCGGTTGGCGGCATCAGCGGAGCCCATTTGAACCCGGCGCTGACAATAGCGCTTGCATTTGTTGGAGATTTTCCGTGGAAAGAGGTTCCTGTTTATATTGCGGCGCAAATGATCGGTGCGATCATCGGTGCGGTGATTATCTATCTGCATTATCTGCCGCATTGGAAGTCAACGGATGATCCCGCTGCCAAGCTCGGTGTTTTCTCAACAGGGCCGAGCATCCCGCATACTTTTGGAAACGTTTTAAGTGAAGTGATCGGGACATTTGTACTTGTGCTTGGCATCTTGGCCATTGGGGCAAATCAGTTTACAGAAGGGCTTAATCCTTTAATCGTCGGTTTTCTTATTGTGGCGATCGGTATCTCTCTTGGGGGCACCACCGGCTATGCGATTAATCCGGCCCGCGATTTAGGTCCGCGAATTGCACACGCTTTTCTGCCGATTCCGGGGAAAGGTTCGTCAAACTGGAAATACGCATGGGTTCCGGTAGCCGGTCCGATTTTAGGCGGCTCGTTCGGCGGCGTATTTTACAACGCCGCATTTAAAGGGCAGATCACAAGCAGTTTCTGGATTGTAAGCGTTATATTGGTTGTGGTATTGTTAGGGCTCTATATCTATACAAAATCACATTCAGCTAAAACATTATCAAATTCAAAATATATGTAA
- a CDS encoding 5'-nucleotidase C-terminal domain-containing protein, translating to MLPVEMISRQSRCHNVYIKGGNMMRRILHIVLITVMVFLNVMYTCETVKAAEPQQPISVDKAIEQKEGQALVEGYAVGQAVSPQHYKLTSPFSNDYNVALADSKNETSPNRILPVQIPSAFRSQFGLQTNPLLLGKKITVQGQLENYFNTTGLKNVQSMNAADDTKTPPAGQPVTIHEARGRLNEEVTIKGVVTADQSAIGGGKLSTFMQDGTGGINIYSSVPGQFPELKEGMDITVTGKITTYQGLTEIIPNTSGIKVHQPNQSLPAPKLSTINELVNSSLGDQLEGRLVTLKAFVSSIPNSPAGGGYNVTIIDEDHLAITLRIMNETGVIDELDEGKWYEFTGVLSRYQSFQLLPRKSSDLKLLEKQPASPSAEGEYEGIVDRVVDGDTIHLKSPVLGTTKIRFVNVDTPETYHTPKNEADENQLKFGKKASDYLKTVLSPGDKITVKVGSEAKDSYGRLLGQVITESGSNVNLELVKNGYAPTYFIWPVDNKEDYQQFQAAVAVAKKEQKGIWNEEDPLIEMPFEFRAREQGKGLTRYVGDSSNKTYVQPADWQQVAVENRIFFASASEAENAGYKKRQIAPQENVPLRILSMNDLHGKIDQQYELDLDGNGSADGTFGRMDYAAAYLKEKKAEKKNTLIVHAGDMIGGSSPVSSLLQDEPTVELMEDIGFDVGTVGNHEFDEGTDELLRILKGGDHPNGTSGYDGQNFPLVCANCKMKSTGEPFLPAYDIINVEGIPVAFIGVVTQSAAGMVMPDGIKNIEFTDEAAAVNEAAAELKKKGVKAIAVLAHMSAEQNGTAITGESADLANKADSEIDVIFAAHNHKVVNGEVNGKLIVQASEYGKAMGVVDVEIDKTTKDIVKKSAEIVYVDQSKIEPDASASAILQKYQTLAEPIISEVVGEAAVDMEGGYSNDGDTPLGNLIADGMRAAMKTDFALMNGGGIRETLKKGPITWGDLYNIQPFGNVLTKLEIKGKDLREIINAQISPVFGPDYSISGFTYTWDKETGKAVDMKLPDGTEIQPDATYTLTVNNFMATATGAKYQPIGLLGKNPVTGPEDLDATVEYVKSFDKPIAYTKEGRIKLAEASDIEDPVTEEPGDDPGMEQPVKEYPEPREDQTDIKETPGTGPVHQLPPSAILRLGEIPRGDKNADTDGKISTLPIQKETAESGSDHQLPNTSAGYYNFMVIGAAGALSGTYLYVRRKRSASRT from the coding sequence ATGCTGCCTGTCGAAATGATAAGCAGACAAAGTCGTTGTCATAATGTGTATATTAAGGGAGGAAATATGATGAGGCGTATTCTGCATATTGTGCTGATCACGGTAATGGTGTTTTTGAATGTGATGTACACGTGTGAAACTGTAAAGGCAGCTGAACCGCAACAGCCGATATCGGTTGATAAGGCGATAGAGCAAAAAGAAGGACAGGCGCTTGTCGAAGGATATGCCGTCGGACAGGCTGTTTCCCCGCAACATTATAAGCTGACAAGTCCTTTTTCAAATGATTATAACGTCGCGCTGGCAGACAGTAAAAACGAGACATCGCCTAATCGCATCCTTCCTGTGCAAATCCCCTCCGCCTTCAGAAGTCAATTTGGACTGCAAACCAATCCGCTTCTTCTTGGAAAAAAGATAACTGTTCAAGGACAGCTTGAAAATTACTTTAATACGACAGGGCTTAAGAACGTTCAGTCGATGAACGCGGCTGATGACACGAAAACTCCGCCGGCAGGACAGCCCGTCACAATACATGAAGCACGGGGACGGCTGAATGAAGAAGTAACGATAAAAGGGGTCGTCACTGCTGATCAAAGCGCGATCGGAGGCGGAAAGCTGTCGACCTTTATGCAGGATGGAACCGGGGGCATTAACATTTATTCGTCTGTACCTGGGCAATTTCCTGAATTAAAAGAAGGCATGGATATCACGGTGACAGGGAAAATCACGACATACCAAGGGTTGACAGAAATTATTCCAAATACATCAGGCATCAAAGTCCACCAGCCAAACCAATCGCTCCCCGCTCCTAAACTTTCAACAATCAATGAACTGGTTAACAGCAGTCTGGGTGATCAGCTTGAAGGCCGCCTTGTGACGCTAAAAGCGTTTGTTTCCTCAATTCCAAATTCACCTGCCGGCGGCGGTTACAATGTAACGATAATTGATGAAGACCACCTTGCCATAACGCTCAGGATTATGAATGAAACAGGAGTGATAGACGAACTTGATGAGGGCAAATGGTACGAATTTACCGGTGTGCTAAGCAGATATCAATCCTTTCAGCTGCTTCCGCGAAAATCATCCGACCTGAAGCTGCTTGAAAAGCAGCCCGCATCTCCGTCTGCAGAGGGGGAATATGAAGGTATTGTTGACCGGGTTGTTGACGGCGATACCATTCATCTCAAATCCCCGGTACTTGGAACGACAAAAATCCGGTTTGTAAATGTAGATACCCCTGAAACGTATCACACACCAAAAAATGAAGCGGACGAAAATCAATTGAAATTCGGCAAAAAAGCATCTGACTATCTAAAAACGGTTCTGTCTCCGGGAGATAAAATTACTGTTAAGGTCGGAAGTGAAGCCAAGGACAGCTATGGCAGACTTCTCGGGCAGGTCATAACCGAATCAGGTTCAAACGTAAACCTAGAGCTTGTGAAAAATGGCTATGCCCCAACGTATTTTATTTGGCCGGTTGACAACAAAGAGGATTACCAGCAGTTTCAGGCTGCCGTAGCCGTTGCGAAAAAAGAGCAAAAAGGAATTTGGAATGAAGAAGATCCTCTTATCGAAATGCCGTTTGAATTTAGAGCCAGAGAACAGGGAAAAGGCCTGACAAGATATGTGGGAGATTCGTCAAATAAAACGTATGTGCAGCCGGCTGACTGGCAGCAGGTAGCTGTGGAAAACAGAATTTTCTTCGCCTCAGCAAGTGAAGCTGAGAACGCAGGATATAAAAAGAGACAAATTGCACCGCAAGAAAATGTGCCGCTTAGAATTCTCAGCATGAATGATTTGCATGGCAAAATCGATCAGCAATATGAGCTGGATCTTGATGGCAACGGATCGGCAGACGGCACATTTGGACGCATGGACTATGCCGCCGCATATTTGAAAGAAAAAAAGGCCGAAAAGAAAAACACGCTGATTGTTCACGCGGGAGATATGATCGGAGGCAGCTCTCCAGTTTCATCTCTTCTTCAAGATGAACCGACTGTAGAATTGATGGAAGACATCGGATTTGATGTCGGAACCGTCGGCAATCACGAGTTCGATGAAGGTACGGATGAACTGCTGAGGATCTTAAAGGGCGGAGATCATCCGAATGGGACAAGCGGATATGATGGACAGAACTTCCCCCTTGTATGCGCCAATTGTAAAATGAAATCTACAGGAGAGCCCTTTTTGCCGGCATATGACATCATAAACGTAGAGGGCATACCCGTGGCTTTTATCGGTGTTGTTACACAGTCGGCGGCGGGCATGGTCATGCCTGACGGAATCAAAAATATCGAGTTTACAGATGAAGCAGCTGCGGTGAATGAGGCTGCCGCAGAGCTGAAGAAAAAAGGAGTAAAGGCCATAGCGGTTCTCGCACATATGTCAGCCGAACAAAATGGCACCGCGATTACCGGTGAATCTGCTGATCTTGCAAACAAAGCAGATTCTGAAATCGACGTCATTTTTGCAGCCCATAATCATAAGGTTGTTAACGGTGAAGTGAATGGAAAACTGATTGTTCAGGCGTCTGAATATGGAAAAGCGATGGGTGTTGTTGATGTAGAAATCGATAAAACGACAAAAGACATTGTCAAAAAGTCGGCGGAAATCGTATATGTCGATCAAAGTAAAATAGAACCGGATGCCAGCGCGTCAGCCATTTTACAGAAATACCAAACCCTTGCTGAACCGATTATCAGCGAGGTTGTCGGTGAAGCGGCCGTGGATATGGAAGGGGGGTATTCGAATGACGGTGATACGCCTCTTGGAAACCTGATTGCGGATGGCATGCGAGCGGCCATGAAAACAGATTTTGCTCTTATGAATGGCGGCGGTATACGTGAAACGCTGAAAAAGGGCCCCATTACGTGGGGAGATCTTTACAATATCCAGCCGTTCGGAAACGTGTTAACGAAGCTTGAGATTAAAGGAAAAGATTTAAGAGAGATTATTAATGCGCAAATCTCGCCGGTTTTTGGGCCTGACTACAGCATCAGCGGGTTTACGTATACGTGGGATAAAGAAACCGGAAAAGCTGTCGATATGAAATTGCCGGATGGCACCGAGATTCAGCCAGATGCCACATACACATTGACAGTCAACAATTTTATGGCGACTGCGACAGGTGCCAAATATCAGCCGATCGGATTGCTGGGGAAAAATCCGGTGACAGGACCTGAGGATTTGGACGCGACAGTTGAGTACGTGAAGAGCTTTGATAAACCGATTGCGTATACAAAAGAGGGAAGAATTAAGCTGGCTGAAGCCAGTGACATTGAAGACCCTGTAACAGAAGAGCCGGGAGACGACCCGGGAATGGAGCAGCCGGTTAAAGAGTACCCAGAGCCAAGAGAGGATCAGACTGATATAAAAGAGACTCCGGGCACTGGGCCGGTTCATCAGCTGCCGCCGTCAGCCATTTTGAGATTAGGCGAGATACCGAGGGGTGACAAAAATGCTGACACTGACGGCAAGATCAGCACATTGCCTATACAAAAGGAGACTGCGGAAAGCGGATCTGATCATCAGCTGCCGAATACATCAGCGGGCTACTATAACTTTATGGTAATCGGTGCGGCAGGGGCATTGTCGGGAACTTATCTATATGTCAGAAGAAAAAGGAGCGCCTCCAGAACGTGA
- a CDS encoding YhcU family protein, translating to MARKVIDVRIVNAATAEQESFIKELSMELIHDVFPLYFSELDIQRFKKKGVLSLNNHYYQGTLKEAFQIMACLQMIHIILTKPSLHSDLGDQAMFEKNSKMLNDFGIYFPFAFSDFQTKTNKAFFGHRRLI from the coding sequence ATGGCAAGAAAGGTGATTGACGTGAGAATTGTGAACGCAGCAACTGCAGAACAGGAGAGCTTTATCAAGGAGCTGTCAATGGAGCTGATCCATGATGTGTTTCCTCTTTATTTCTCCGAACTGGACATTCAGCGCTTTAAAAAGAAAGGCGTTCTGTCTTTAAATAACCATTATTACCAAGGAACATTAAAAGAAGCATTTCAAATTATGGCTTGTCTGCAAATGATACATATTATCCTGACAAAGCCTTCGCTGCACTCTGATTTGGGTGATCAGGCGATGTTTGAAAAAAACAGCAAGATGCTGAATGATTTTGGGATTTATTTTCCATTTGCTTTTTCTGACTTTCAAACGAAGACAAACAAAGCCTTTTTCGGTCACAGAAGGCTGATATAA